DNA sequence from the Epinephelus moara isolate mb chromosome 3, YSFRI_EMoa_1.0, whole genome shotgun sequence genome:
CTTTTTTCAAGCAGACTTCACATCAGAATCAGTAGCAACTACACACAACTTAATTCACTTAAGTTCCTGCTGTCAGGATCAAAACTCTGGTGAGGCTTGTAGTTTGACTCTACGCGACATTAGATTATTTCTTCTGCTCCAGAGTTTCGTCCTCGTAACTAACCTTCAATAACTGCAAAACAAATAATCTCAACATTCAAGTAATACATTTGTCATggttacaaaaacaaatctgaaaaggaaacaaacattaaatGGCACATCTTCATAACAGTGTGTCCTTGTTTACATGACTTTGGCCATTTTTAGGTTAATCTTTCATGACTTTATCTGCACTAAACATTTCACAATCTTGTAGCAAAACCTTCCTGGCACTGAcacaaaagttattttttttaatcacctgaatTCATTGCAGCATTTTCCGCAGGACAGAGCATCACCTTTTCAACATACCTGCTCCCTGCTGGATCTTGACTATGTACAAACAACCTGATTACATGCTTCCTTAAAAAAGTAtgttcggtatttttcaacatggACCCTTTTCCCCCGTGTTTTGTTTCTAAGTGAGTAATGGAGACgacagtttttaaaattggtctgGTATGGAgcgagagcgctgcagctgcttaacaggctgcaatgtgacCGCTTGGGGCATGTTCACGTCAACTTACGTCcaataaaagtttttgtttttgccactgacaggctcaggttatTATCCTGCATTTATGTGGTGTCAAAATAATCTAAAGAAATAGTTCTCTCCTGGGAAAATTCACATGAACACCTCCTCGGAACAACAACTTGCAAAGTAAGCCTTGCTGAGTTGATGTCATATtatgcagaaacatggcagacgACAGTAAGTGTTAGTTTGATGTTAagaaactttttatttatttgtgtactGAATATTAATTTTTGTTCAGATATAATTTGTAACATGGTAGCCTATTAGGTTGTAACTTTGTAGTTGTCTACATACATTGACCTAGAGGTTATTTATTACCATCAGTCAGGTAAAGCAATATATTAGTAGGTTTAGGCGATGTactggtgcagcaacaagtctGGATAAAGCAACATGAATCTTCACTGGGACGTTTAACAATCTGAGCAATAAAATTCAACATATCTGTTGTGTTTCTTCCCCATTATGACTTAAAGGTCATGAACAGGCCGAAGTTGGAAGAACTACTTCCCAACTTAGGAAATGGGACCATTTGAGGAGCACATGAATACAGCaatattctaagtgtctgacaacactatggaaaggatccctactgAGACAGATCTTAAAGAGAAAGATCCTTTTAGTTAAACCACTAACTGACCCGAAATTGCCattgtcaaacccaccagactccatttaaataaacactgaatTTATTGTTGTAAAACTCACCTtattcaaagttgacagaaccaaaataaaacttacaaaAGCTGTCTTGGTTCGTCTTTTCGccgttccaacaatcaccaggtCTAgattggttgaaataaacccttaattcaccttGTTAGATATGAAAATACGCTGACTCTATAcatgcttaaattactgtttttttaaatggagtctggtgggtttggtgatgatgatttcggggctgttttgGGTTAATCAAGAACCTCTATCTCtgcagggatcctttccataatgttgttaggcacttaaaataataacctgagcctgtcagtggcaaaaacaagcacttttagtggatgtgcACTGATGGTGCGAACAccccaagtggttacactgcagcctgttttgcggCTGTCGGCTGCGGCtttcttgctcaatactggaccaatttcagaaACGACTGTTCTCAttcgtcacttagacacaagAACACAAGAAATCAGGCCCAGACCAAACTTACGCTTTAACTGACAGAGAGGAATCAATCTTGAACAGTCCTAttatacaaataaataagtaCATTAAAAAGGATAAAACCAATGTGTACATGTGCATATGGCAAGCTTTTCTAGCTGTACGTTGTAGTCTCCAATGTCTGGTTCATGTCTGGTTTATTACTCTCTCTTCTGTCCTCAAATGATTGTTTACTCTTGAAGTTACAATGAGATTGGAGCGTTAACACCAAACTAGTCTGAGCCAAAAATTCCTGACATGaccctgtaaaaaaaaaaccatctgTCAGTAGATGTTGCAGTCTCTCAGTGAGGGATCTATCTGTATTTCTTCTTTCTTACATGCATAAGAAAATGTTATCGGTAGGTCTGAAGTAGTAATAACACAGGATCTGTTAAGATCCAGGCACACAGATAGTACAGTAGAGGAAGGAgggaatgacacacacacacacacacacacacacacacacacacacacacacacacacatacagtacagatgtgtatagacacacacatgaaaaagtTCCCTAAAGTGCCAGGTAAAAGCACTcatcaacaaaaaataaaagtagcaaTTGATCACTTGCaagatttattaaaaaaagaacaaaaaaacccTACTGTTCTTcattaaatatattaatttaccCTCTTTAACATTAGCGGTCATTTGTTTAAGTTATCAATttagttttattcatgtgtttccTTTCTTAAGACTAAACAAAGGGGTTTTGATAACTGTTGTGGAGACAAGGCCATAGCTTATCTGTACCCTGGGTGCTGGATGAGAGCGGTTCTGCCATCCCCAACCTCTGGACCTCCCCTGCTCAGAGGAGGCCTGTGCATCTTGCCCATCAACCCTAGATTCTGATCGCGGAAGTAGGGCGTCTGGAAGTCCCCACCCAAGTAATCTGCCGTTTGCATCAGATTAGTCTgggcggaggaggaggatgaggtggAGGAGCTCACTCCTAGCCTGTAATGGGGAGCCCCAGGGGGCCCACAGTCTAGCGTGGTGCACCCCCCTGGGCCCGCACCGTGGAATGGCATGGCTATGTCCTGAGACCCGGAGCTGTCACTATTGGGTGTGGGGAGGATGCTGCTGTTCCAAATGTGGGACTGGAAGTAGTGACCATTAGTGTAGTGGGCCATGGGGCCGGGCATGCCGTTGTTGACGGGGGGAGAGGGGGTGGGCCTCTCTACGGGAGGTTTGAGTGTGTAAGGCTGacccacacacacctctgcagGGTAGCCCATGCCCTTAAAATGGAAGGCGGGGTCCCTGGAAGGCTGCTTGCAGAGGTGGCTCCCACCGTTCTGAACGTGGGGTACATGAGCCAACTGGTGCTGATTCCAAGAGCGcatcttctgctgctgtgtgttatgttgcagctgctgttgctgctgattCTGTTGTTGGTGCAGATGCTGCTGCAGGTGGTGCTGCTGCTTGAGATCAGTGTGGTTGGAAGGCAAGTGGTTCATAATAGCCACGCTGTGTGGCGGGTGAGCTCCCACCGGGGCGGTGGCTTTCTCTTGAGGGCCGATGATGCAGTTGGGCGGGGGAAAGCCGGGGGTGGCGGGGTTGCTGTGCATGGACACCCTGGAGCAAGCGCTGATGAGCAGGTTGCGACTGATGGGGCTGGGGTTGGCGATCTGGCCCTCACACATGGAGGTGGCTCCTGCACCCTGGGCCCGAGCTTGGCAGAACTGGTTGATCTGGTGCACGATGGTGCTCAGGTCAGCCTGGCGGCCCTGGTGCAGCCCAGCGGCCATGGAGAGTGGAATGGTTGAGGTAGAGACGGTAACATTAGGCGGTGCGTCGCCATCTGGCAGCTTCCTGCTCCCCTGCAGGCCAGGTGGTGGCTGCTGCTGAaggtgctgctgctgaagcATGATGGCAGGGGGCCCCTGTGGGTGGCCGAGGGCTGGGTGCTGAGACAGAGTCTGGAGTCTGGGTGGGCCCTGAGGGTGCTGGGCCATGGGGGGAGGGTGTCTGAGGCTCTGGGTGTgaccctgctgctgaggaaggGGCATCTGTAGAGTCTGAGGTGGGTCCTGTGGTTGAAGCGGCAAGCTCTGCTGCAGCCGGGTGAGGTTCGGCAGAGGTGGGTGGTGGTTTAAAGTGCTGGTCGAAGCCACTTGGTACGGTCCGGCGGGGGGGTTCATGATGACTTCAGGGTGCAAGCGAGCCCGGCTGCCGTCAAAATCTTTAAGGATGCCTTTGACTGTGGGCACCTTGATGATGGCGAGGAGGCCTGCCTTGGCGCTGGCCTGAGAAGAGGGATAAGGGCTGTAGCGCTGGCCTGACGTATCCAGCCCGTTGACAGTTCGGCGCACGTGGTTTCGCTGGGGGACCTTGACGCTGTTGGGGAAGATCTTGATGGTGAGGGGGTTGTTGGCAACCTTCTTAGCATATGCGTCCAATTCTGCAGGGGTTGGAAACGGAGCGGATCTCATCCTTTGTGTGGTGTCCCCTGAGGTGGAGGACAGGACAGATCagaggtgagacagagagagaggaagaaggggaTTGAGGGGACGAGAAAAGAgagacacaatgagagagacaACTTAATCCAGGTACATCCGACAAAAGAGCATATCAGTTGTAAACCGTCCCGTTCAACTGTTAGCCCATTAAATGGTTGTTATCAGTTCTCATCAGGAAAAGAGGTCATGttaactgaatattttctgcCAATTATTTTAACAATAATGGACAAATCTGAAGAC
Encoded proteins:
- the fam222ba gene encoding protein FAM222B, coding for MLACLPGPGDLPLQLLPHTQMNTGHQKWDTTQRMRSAPFPTPAELDAYAKKVANNPLTIKIFPNSVKVPQRNHVRRTVNGLDTSGQRYSPYPSSQASAKAGLLAIIKVPTVKGILKDFDGSRARLHPEVIMNPPAGPYQVASTSTLNHHPPLPNLTRLQQSLPLQPQDPPQTLQMPLPQQQGHTQSLRHPPPMAQHPQGPPRLQTLSQHPALGHPQGPPAIMLQQQHLQQQPPPGLQGSRKLPDGDAPPNVTVSTSTIPLSMAAGLHQGRQADLSTIVHQINQFCQARAQGAGATSMCEGQIANPSPISRNLLISACSRVSMHSNPATPGFPPPNCIIGPQEKATAPVGAHPPHSVAIMNHLPSNHTDLKQQHHLQQHLHQQQNQQQQQLQHNTQQQKMRSWNQHQLAHVPHVQNGGSHLCKQPSRDPAFHFKGMGYPAEVCVGQPYTLKPPVERPTPSPPVNNGMPGPMAHYTNGHYFQSHIWNSSILPTPNSDSSGSQDIAMPFHGAGPGGCTTLDCGPPGAPHYRLGVSSSTSSSSSAQTNLMQTADYLGGDFQTPYFRDQNLGLMGKMHRPPLSRGGPEVGDGRTALIQHPGYR